From a region of the Pongo pygmaeus isolate AG05252 chromosome 5, NHGRI_mPonPyg2-v2.0_pri, whole genome shotgun sequence genome:
- the LOC129039244 gene encoding histone H2A type 1 yields MSGRGKQGGKARAKAKTRSSRAGLQFPVGRVHRLLRKGNYAERVGAGAPVYLAAVLEYLTAEILELAGNAARDNKKTRIIPRHLQLAIRNDEELNKLLGKVTIAQGGVLPNIQAVLLPKKTESHHKAKGK; encoded by the coding sequence ATGTCTGGACGTGGCAAGCAGGGCGGCAAGGCTCGTGCCAAGGCCAAAACCCGCTCCTCTAGAGCCGGGCTCCAATTTCCCGTAGGGCGAGTGCACCGCCTGCTCCGCAAGGGCAACTATGCTGAGCGAGTGGGGGCCGGCGCGCCGGTTTACCTGGCGGCGGTGCTGGAGTACCTGACTGCCGAGATCCTGGAACTGGCGGGCAACGCAGCCCGCGACAACAAAAAGACCCGCATCATCCCGCGCCACTTGCAGCTGGCCATCCGCAACGACGAGGAGCTCAACAAGCTGCTTGGTAAAGTTACCATCGCTCAGGGCGGTGTTCTGCCTAACATCCAGGCCGTACTGCTCCCCAAGAAGACTGAGAGCCACCACAAAGCTAAGGGCAAGTAA